In Mya arenaria isolate MELC-2E11 chromosome 1, ASM2691426v1, the genomic stretch GCAAAAACCAATCACTTTAAACTAGCCCTGAGAGATCGTTTATCTATTTTAATTTCTGTCTGCTAAGATTATATATAAagcatttatgatttaaaaaataagaaaataaatatatatgcgtgaaataaaatgtatgaaggCATTATTCTAGGCCTACAATTCCGGTTCGAATAATGATTAATTATGACTATGGTACATACAAAAgacaacattatttttagatGTATATAATCATGAATACCAGTAAGTGCAAATAGGTATATAAATCTATGTTCCAAACCATGTTTAAaactattcaaaatatttaaaagtcgTTGAAACAAAACGGGTGTGAACATTTGTATATGTGATAGGCACAAAAATAACTACGGTAAATGTAAATGCcattaaaaatatgtgtaaaagTATGTAGTCTTAAATGAACAATACGGAGTGAATGGACTTttaagcagcagcagcaatacACAAACTCATATaatacagaaaaacaaaaatctatcggtcaattttattttgttaacatagTGTCGATACACAAAAGCGCTAAACAAATGTGGAAATTTGGGTTGTATGAATGATTTTAATCTCGCTCCTGTAACAAGAATAATTATAGACCGTTTCATCACCTAATGGTAATTTTCTAACCCAAAATATTGCCGGTGATTAAAATACTGCGTTGTAACGAATGAAATGTGAATACCATATGACCTTCAATACTGCATTGTTATCTTAAGTAAATTAGAGTAGTCTTTCTTTGGGAGATAACATTGTGTCGTACAATCACTCATAACAAGGAagtaaatattgcatattgaagTTTTAGAACTTAAACGCTTCGAGcatttgaaagatatttaaagtgtttaatgaaaTCTCTTGTTAAAGATACATGAattgaagttttaattcaaatatgaGTAAGAGATTAACAGAAGGGGACTTGGATCAAGTGGAATCCTGGATCGGATCTGGGCCAAAGACTTTTGATCTGCTCTACAGTATAACAAGGAATGGCTGTAACGCGAGTGTGTTGCATCAGAAATGTGATAACCAAGGCCCAACACTTACAGTCTTGTACAACATGGAGGGTTCCGTGTATGGAGGCTACACCGGGGTTAGCTGGCAATCACCACACAATGTTTTGAATCAAACAGACGACGCGGCATTTCTATACCAGTTGGATATTTCTAGCAGTAAGATCCCGAAGAAATTTCCATCAAAAAGCGGGCAGACAGCTATTTGTTCATTTGTCGGTCATGGGCCAATCTTTGGAAGCAACACAAGTGTCGACTTATTTACATTTAGTGGTGACATACTAAAGTCGTCTTCGGGAGAATACAACATGAATGGCAATATGATTTTATACGGTAAAAACTACGAAACAGGAGGAACTTTACCCAAGGAAGTCAACAACGGACACATGAGAGTGGCGGAGTTGGAGGTTTACGCCGTCAAAGGTAAAGTTAAATATTCAGATTACTTTATAGTATACGTTAAAGTTCATATAGtgcattatataatatacaatttattttctaatcaGTCATTAGGTTCATTCtatattctattttaaaatatacaagtaCTTGTTCTTGCTGATTTTTCTCATTTGATAAGgataatatgtgtattttataatGGAAAAGAATACCGTGTGTATCGTGTTtatcttaaatgaaaataaaggaCAGGTCAATTCAAATGTTCTATAAATAGATGGGCGAAGACAAAAGCCAGATTTGCCGACTCCATGGCGGAAAACTGCAAAATGGGGACCAAAGGTAAACTCACTACGCCAAATATCTAAGAAGCAGCTAGTTCTTAAGCTAGTTGATGTGGCTGTTTTTGTTCTGTCCATTTCACAACATTGAGTTAGATAAATTTACTATTTGTTGAGTATGATAATTAGCATAAAAAATAGCATCATATAAACTTCGGGCCAAGGTTTTAACTTTGTTTGCATGCAACCATCATGTTTCGAAATATCCGCAGATATCAGTTTTCGTTTCTCTCCTTATGTTATCAGTTGatggcatttttattattagGGGGCATCGAGTGTTACTAGGCCTTGTGACCATGTCCACAACTAACGCAGAAGAACTATGctcaaaataatttgaataatacttGCATCTGATGATAACTGTCTACAATTGAAAGACTGTGTTTCCTGTTAACATTCAATATATCATTCCTACTTTTTAACTATGAAGCATAAATTGACGAAAGTACTGAAGGCGTCGAAATATTTCATGCGCCTTATGTACTTTTTTGTAGTTACTTGACAGTTTGAAAGAAGAAGTAAAAGGCATCAAACCACCTGCAGGACTTGGCGTCCCACATTTTAACATTCTCCTTCTGGGGCCTTTAGGCTCGGGTAAATCGAGCTTCTGCAATTTAGTGGCGTCTGTGTTTCGAGGCAGAATATCACACCAGGCACGAGTTGGTGGTAGCACGCTAACCAGTACAACCACTTTGGTAAGTTGATCGTACTTAATTATTTACGTTGCATATTTTTTACATCGGTgctctgtatacatgtatttactcC encodes the following:
- the LOC128237545 gene encoding interferon-induced protein 44-like isoform X2 is translated as MSKRLTEGDLDQVESWIGSGPKTFDLLYSITRNGCNASVLHQKCDNQGPTLTVLYNMEGSVYGGYTGVSWQSPHNVLNQTDDAAFLYQLDISSSKIPKKFPSKSGQTAICSFVGHGPIFGSNTSVDLFTFSGDILKSSSGEYNMNGNMILYGKNYETGGTLPKEVNNGHMRVAELEVYAVKDGRRQKPDLPTPWRKTAKWGPKLLDSLKEEVKGIKPPAGLGVPHFNILLLGPLGSGKSSFCNLVASVFRGRISHQARVGGSTLTSTTTLFTPYDFGDKASLQLYDTSGIDETNTLDLLQCNNILEGNVPNFYEMTPKSLISNDDADFLSAMAHTE
- the LOC128237545 gene encoding interferon-induced protein 44-like isoform X1, whose protein sequence is MSKRLTEGDLDQVESWIGSGPKTFDLLYSITRNGCNASVLHQKCDNQGPTLTVLYNMEGSVYGGYTGVSWQSPHNVLNQTDDAAFLYQLDISSSKIPKKFPSKSGQTAICSFVGHGPIFGSNTSVDLFTFSGDILKSSSGEYNMNGNMILYGKNYETGGTLPKEVNNGHMRVAELEVYAVKDGRRQKPDLPTPWRKTAKWGPKLLDSLKEEVKGIKPPAGLGVPHFNILLLGPLGSGKSSFCNLVASVFRGRISHQARVGGSTLTSTTTLFTPYDFGDKASLQLYDTSGIDETNTLDLLQCNNILEGNVPNFYEQWPTLSNKIHCVVFVLDGSTVGEICFKN